A region from the Aegilops tauschii subsp. strangulata cultivar AL8/78 chromosome 5, Aet v6.0, whole genome shotgun sequence genome encodes:
- the LOC109753248 gene encoding SPX domain-containing membrane protein OsI_32082-like produces the protein MVNFSKKLTTDQVPGWEEYYFNYKLLKARVKVYTVQTKQGNHDRRRVLKDFSKLLDDEIEKIVLFMIEQQGLIAARLEELGKRRAVLEDIPLLQEITELREDYRAVGHDLVRLLRFVDLNANAVRKILKKFDERLGYKFTDYYVRSRSNHPYSQLQQVFKHVGIGAVVGALSRNLGDLEEREGSYLNIYDQNPLAIPKDPIIDMIKATADKLTNSTNFLRFLGQHALIRQGSIADDSPEEQQVSEDKYHFISLVLNLANTFLYMVNTYIVVPTADDYATSLGAAATVCGVIIGSMAVAQLFSSVYFSAWSNRSYFRPLLFSSVVLLLGNVMYALAYDLDSLAILLAGRVLCGMGSARAVNRRYISDCVPQRIRMQASAAFVSASALGMACGPAIAGLLQVNYRVYAVTINQDTLPGWVMAFGWLAYLVWLWISFKEPVLGDADEEGRRQGSSGGSSSLGYRKQGLAGEYLLKQDAQGESDQEETPAPVAAPSIGEAYGLLTPSVKVQLLIYFMLKFSMEILLSESSVVTSYYFGWNTSSVAVFLAALGLTVLPINAVVGTYISNMFEDRQILVASEAVLLAGVALSFHVPGTAYTAAQYVCSALLTFVAAEVLEGVNLSLLSQVMPARLSRGTWNGGLLSTEAGTLARVAADGTITLAGYLGQGALLNATLLPSLLICAASIAATLSTYNSLFY, from the exons ATGGTGAACTTCTCCAAGAAACTAACAACAGACCAGGTTCCAGGATGGGAGGA GTACTACTTCAACTACAAATTGCTCAAGGCAAGAGTGAAGGTGTACACGGTGCAGACAAAGCAAGGCAATCACGACCGAAGACGCGTTCTGAAGGATTTCTCAAAGCTGCTTGACGACGAG ATTGAGAAGATAGTGTTGTTCATGATCGAACAGCAAGGGCTGATCGCGGCACGGCTTGAGGAGCTAGGGAAGCGAAGGGCGGTGCTTGAGGACATCCCACTGCTCCAGGAGATAACTGAACTGAGGGAGGACTACAGGGCAGTCGGCCATGATCTTGTCAGGCTTCTGAGGTTCGTCGATCTCAACGCCAACGCGGTCCGGAAGATCCTCAAGAAGTTCGATGAGCGTCTAGGGTATAAGTTCACCGATTACTATGTCAGGAGCAGATCCAACCACCCCTACTCTCAGCTCCAGCAGGTTTTCAAGCATGTG GGTATTGGAGCCGTTGTGGGGGCATTGTCTCGCAACCTCGGCGACCTCGAGGAGCGTGAAGGAAGTTATCTGAATATCTATGACCAGAACCCACTGGCCATTCCAAAG GACCCCATAATCGACATGATCAAGGCGACGGCGGACAAGCTGACCAACTCGACCAACTTCCTGCGGTTCCTGGGGCAGCACGCGCTGATCAGGCAGGGGAGCATCGCCGACGACTCGCCGGAGGAGCAGCAGGTGTCGGAGGACAAGTACCACTTCATCTCCCTGGTGCTCAACCTGGCCAACACCTTCCTCTACATGGTGAACACGTACATCGTCGTCCCCACGGCCGACGACTACGCCACCAGCCTCGGCGCCGCCGCCACGGTCTGCGGCGTCATCATCGGCTCCATGGCCGTGGCGCAGCTCTTCTCCTCCGTCTACTTCAGCGCCTGGTCCAACCGCTCCTACTTCCGCCCGCTGCTCTTCAGCAGCGTCGTGCTCCTCCTCGGCAACGTCATGTACGCCCTCGCCTACGACCTCGACTCCCTCGCCATCCTCCTCGCCGGCCGCGTGCTGTGCGGGATGGGGTCGGCGAGGGCCGTCAACCGGAGGTACATCAGCGACTGCGTTCCGCAGAGGATCCGGATGCAGGCGTCCGCGGCGTTCGTCAGCGCCAGCGCCCTCGGCATGGCCTGCGGCCCGGCGATCGCCGGCCTGCTCCAGGTCAACTACAGGGTGTATGCGGTCACCATCAACCAGGACACCTTGCCTGGCTGGGTCATGGCGTTTGGCTGGCTCGCGTACCTGGTCTGGCTGTGGATCTCGTTCAAAGAGCCGGTTCTCGGCGACGCCGACGAAGAAGGTCGCCGTCAGGGCTCCTCTGGCGGCTCCTCCAGCTTAGGATACCGGAAGCAAGGGCTTGCGGGTGAATACCTGCTGAAGCAGGACGCTCAGGGCGAGAGCGACCAGGAGGAGACGCCGGCTCCGGTGGCGGCGCCGTCGATCGGCGAGGCGTACGGGCTGCTGACGCCGTCGGTGAAGGTGCAGCTGCTGATCTACTTCATGCTCAAGTTCTCCATGGAGATTCTGCTGTCGGAGTCGAGCGTGGTGACGAGCTACTACTTCGGGTGGAACACGAGCTCGGTGGCGGTGTTCCTGGCGGCGCTGGGGCTGACGGTGCTCCCCATCAACGCCGTGGTGGGCACCTACATCAGCAACATGTTCGAGGACCGGCAGATCCTGGTGGCGTCGGAGGCGGTGCTGCTGGCGGGCGTGGCGCTGAGCTTCCACGTGCCGGGGACGGCGTACACGGCGGCGCAGTACGTGTGCTCGGCGCTGCTGACGTTCGTGGCGGCGGAGGTGCTGGAGGGGGTGAACCTGTCGCTGCTGTCGCAGGTGATGCCGGCGCGGCTGTCCCGCGGGACGTGGAACGGCGGGCTGCTGTCGACCGAGGCCGGCACGCTGGCGCGGGTGGCCGCCGACGGGACCATCACGCTGGCCGGGTACCTGGGGCAGGGGGCGCTGCTGAACGCCACGCTGCTGCCGTCGCTGCTCATCTGCGCCGCGTCCATCGCCGCCACGCTCTCCACCTACAACTCGCTCTTCTACTAG